CGATTCCTTTATTGTTTTAGATGAAGCACAAAATACAACTATTAGACAGTTGAAAATGTTTTTAACAAGATTGGGTTTTAACTCAAAAGCTGTAATAAATGGAGATGTAACGCAAGTAGATCTGCCTGCAAATAAAAATTCTGGTCTTATTTTGGCTCAAGACATATTAAGGGATATAAAAGATATTAAATTTATATATTTTGATAAAAGTGATGTAGTGAGAAACCCCATTGTACAAAGGATTATTGAGGCTTTTGACGAGTATGAAAGAGAAGCAACAAGTTAATATTAAAGTAGAGCTTATAAATAATTATAATTATAGTGAGGTTAGTAAGTATCAATTTGAAGTTATTGCTGATATCGTTCTTGAAGGAGTAAAGTATGGAAAAGATTCTGCTGAAATAAGTTTATTGTTATGTGATGATGAGTTTATAAAAAAGTTGAATGCAAAATATAGGGGATGTGATTATCCTACAGATGTACTTGCTTTTCCAATGAATGAGCCAGATGAAATTTATGATCCCGTATTAGGCGATATTGTTATTTCAATTGATACAGCATTGAAAAACATTGATTACGATAGAGCATCTTTAAAATTTGAGGTGATATACCTATTTATCCACGGAATTCTTCATTTGCTTGGCTATGACCATGAAAAATCAAAAGAAGAAGAATCAAAAATGTTTAACTTTCAAGATATATTATTCGATAAATGTAAGCATATTTTGGAGATATAATCTATTATGGCAATTAGTTTAGAATTGGAGATAATTTTTATAATACTCTGTTTATTATTATCAGCTTTTTTTTCGGCTACTGAAACTGCACTTACTTCAATTTCTGAGTTTAAAACAAGAAAATTATTAGAAGAGGAGGATAGAGGGAAAGCTAAAGCTTTAACATTATGGCTATTGAGGCCTAATAGGATTTTAATAACAATTCTTGTGGGGAATAATTTAGTTAATATTTTAAGTTCCGTTCTAGCAACGGACTTATCAATTAAAATTTTTGGTAGTATAGAAGTTGCATTAACTACAGGTATTATGACTTTTCTAATACTATTACTTGCAGAGATAACCCCAAAGACATTAGCAAAGCATAATTATGAGAAGCTTAGTATATATTTTATTAATATATTAAAATTATTTTATTACTTGTTTTACCCAATTACATACCTATTAGAATACTTTGTTATTTTCTTAAGCAAAATAACCGGTATCAAAATTGAAAGGATAGGACCAACAATAACTGAGGATGAAATAGAATTTTTAATTAAAGTGGGTGGTAAAGAAGGTATATTAGAATATCAAAAAAGGGAGATGTTGCACAATATCTTCGAGATGTCTGATATGACTGTAAAAGAGGTTATGGTCCCCCGAACAGATATGCTTGCAGTTGATGTAGAGGAGAGCAAAGATGAGATTATTAAGGTTATAAGAGAATATGAGTTTTCAAGGATACCTGTATTTGAAGGCAGGGTTGATAATATTATTGGTATTTTATACGTTAAAGACCTTCTAAAATATAGCAGTGATACATTTAATGATATAGAGATTAGATCAATACTGAGGAAGCCCTATTTTGTTCCAGAAACTAAAAAGATAGATGAACTATTAAGAGAATTTCAAGCAAAAAGGATACATATGGCTATAGTTATAGATGAATATGGGGGGGTTGCTGGCCTTGTCACTTTAGAGGATATACTTGAAGAGATAGTAGGAGAGATAAGGGATGAATTTGACAACGAAGAAGATATAAAAATAGTCAAGGTAGCTGATAATGTATATAAGGCTGATGCAAGAATAAATATAAATGATTTTTTAGAGTATTTTAATATTGAGAAAAATGATATAACAGATGATTGTGAAACACTAGCTGGTTTAATCTATTCACTAGCAGGAAAAATACCAGAAATTGGCGAGGAATATACTTTTGATAAGTATATTTTAAAGGTGTTAAGTAGAGAAGGAAGGAAGCTGAGGAAAGTAGAAATAAAGTTAGAAGACTCCACAAAAGAGAATGTTGAATAATAGTTATTTGTAATTTTAAATTTATCTTGAACTAATACTTAAAATTTAAGATAATTAACAATCAGATATAAAGTTTTACGCTTTTAAAGGGGCAATTACATACAATGACAACGCCGTTAAAAATAAAGATAGATTCAGTAAAGAAGCTTATAAGAAGAAATGCAATAAATCACCTTGAGAATCTATTACTAAAATTACATCCTGCTGATATAGCAATCATTATAAAAAATCTCAGTGATTTAGATAGAAAGAAAATATGGAATATTCTAGGCGGCAAACCAATTCTTTCTAAAGTTATATTGGAGCTTGAAGAAAGCCAAATAATTGAATTGTTTGAAACAATGAATTCAAAAGAGATAGCAATGCTACTAAATGAGATGGAGTCAGATGATGCTGCTAATATACTAATGCTGGTTGATGAAGAAAGGATTAGTGAAATCCTAAGTTATATGGATAAGCAAAAAGCTAGTAGAGTTGAGAGATTGCTTAGGTATCCAGAGGATTCTGCTGGTTTTACTATGAATCCTAATTTTTTTGCATTACATGAAGATACAACTGTGAAAGAAGCGACAAAGGTTTTACACAAGGCAGAAAATTTGGAGATGGTTTTCTACCTTTATGTTGTAGACTCTGAAGGCAAACTATCAGGTGTTGTATCTCTTAGACAGTTAATATTAAATCCTCCTGAAAGAAAGCTTAAGGAAGTAATGACAAGAGATGTCATAAAGGTAGACGTTTATACAGATAGGGAAGAAGTTGCTAAAATAGTTGAGCGCTATGATTTATTGGCAGTACCTGTAGTTGATACAAATAATAGGCTAGTTGGAATCATCACTGTAGATGATGTTATAGATATTATTAGGGAAGAGACCACAGAAGATATATATAAGATGGCTGGTACTACTGATGATGAATTAATAATAGGTAATAGATCTTTTTGGATTGCAAAGGTGAGATCCCCCTGGCTGTTAATAACCTTTTTTGGGGAGTTAATAACAGCCTTTATTATTAGTTATTTCCATGGTAAAGTGCAGGAGTTTGCCGTTCTAGCAAGTTTTATTCCACTTATTATGGCAATGGCAGGTAATGTAGGTACTCAATCATCTACTATATTAATTAGAGGTTTAGCTCTTGGCAAAATTACAAAGAAAGATATGGTTAAAGTTATATTTAAAGAGGTTCGCGTAGGTGTTATTATGGGGGTTTTATTAGGATTATTGCTTAGTATTGTAGCCCCAATTCTTGGTGTAGATGTTAAGGTAGGGGTAGTATTAGGTGTTGCTATGTTGTCTGCTATAATTTTTGCAACATTTATAGGCTCCATAGTACCTGCTACACTAATTAAGATGAAGCTTGATCCTGCTGTTGCGTCAAGTCCTTTAATATCGACATTAAATGATATCACTGGCTTGACAATATATTTTACAATATCTCTACTATTATTGAATATATTTGTATGAGTAGGGAACTAACAAGAGGATTTTTCTACAGGTTATTAAATTTCTCTGATTATTCAGCTATAGCCTACGCTTATACTGAAGATTATGGAAAATTAAAATTTTTTATAGGGAAGGCTTTTACTAAAAAAGGAAGTATCTCAAAAGTAATACCAGGTGAGATAGATTTTTTTAAGAAAGCAAATTCCGATCTTAATAAATTTTACAATTTTAGGGTTTTTCCAGATTATTATCACTATATAGAGATTAAACCTATATATTTAAGACTTATTATTATTTTTGAGATCATAGATATGCTCTATCCCTTAGAGATGGCAGATAGTTATTTATTTAAACTACTATTAAATGTAAAGGAAAAAAATTATACAAAATTTTCTATCTACACCATTTATTATATATTAAAAAAAAGTGGTATTATATTTGATTTTCATTACTGCTGCAAATGCGGTCAACAGCTAAATGATACACTTTTTTTATGTGATGAAGGATTGCTCTGTCCAGACTGTGCAATAGATTTTAAGATTAAAAAAAACATAGATAACACAGATTATAAAGTTATTAAAATTTTAGAGGACAAAAATGCTTTTAGATTTAAAGATATCGATGAAGATAGGGAGTTTAGACTATTAGAAATTTTTACAGCTTATATAGAAATGCATACAAATAAAAAAATAAAAAGTTTAAGTGGGTTAAAAATATTTAGATAGTTATGACTATTATGATCTAAGTTGTGGGAATAATATTACATCCCTAATTGAGCTTTTACCTGTAAATAACATAATTAATCTATCTACACCCAAACCCTCGCCAGCAGTTGGTGGAAGCCCATATTCAAGGGCATTAATATAGTCTTGATCTAATGTCTTATCTTCGCTATTTTTAATCTGTTCTTCAAATCTTTTCTTTTGCTCGATTGGATCATTTAGTTCATTAAAACCATTAGCTATCTCCATGCCACCTATATACAGTTCAAATCTTTCTGTCGTCTCTGAGTCGTCTTCTTTAGCTTTTGCTAAAGGTGAAACCTCCTTTGGATAGTCGGTAATAAATGTTGGATCAACTAGTTTTTCTTCAACCAATTTTTCAAATATTTTTACTTTTAATTTATTATGTGTAATACTTTCTTCTAGCTCTATCCCTATTTTCTTTGCAATATTTAATAGTTGTTCAAAACTATTTAACTCTTCCTCTGAGATATTACTGTATTTTAGGATTGCATTATTGAGTGATAATTTTTGCCATGGTGGACTTAAATCTATCTTTTTACCTTTAAACTCAATTTCTCTATTATTATTTATTTTTAAAGCGAGATTATTTATTAGATCCTCTGTCATTCTCATAAGGTCATAATAATCAGCATAGGCCATATACCACTCAATCATTGTAAATTCTGGGTTGTGCTTTATTGAAACTCCTTCATTCCTGAAATTTTTATTTATCTCAAATACCCTTTCAAAGCCACCAATAACAAGCCTTTTTAAATATAACTCAGGGGCTATTCTTAGATAGTACTCCCTATTTAAGCTGCTAAAATAAGTTTTAAAAGGTGTTGCCGTAGCTCCTCCTGCATAGGGTTGCAACATAGGGGTTTCTACCTCTAAAAAATTGTGTGCTATAAAATATTCCCTAATTTGCTGAATAATTATAGAGCGTTTTATAAAGACTTCCCTACTTTCTCTATTTACTAATATATCTAGATATCTTTGTCTTAACCGTTTTTCAATATCTTTTAGGCCATGCCACTTTTCTGGTAAATCTCGCAGAGATTTAGTTAATAGTGTGATAGTTTCAGTATATATTGTTAACTCTTCTGTCTTGGTTTTAAAGAGATATCCACTAACACCTATAAAGTCACCTGTTTCAATGTTATTATAGATATTTCTATCTGTTTCATTTAGATCTTTTGTCCTAACATATGCTTGAATTGTACCACTTGAATCTTGTAGCGATAAAAAAGCTACCTTCCCAAAGCTTCTTATAGCCATTATTCTACCAGCAACTATAAATTTATATTTATTTTTAAGAAGGGTAGAATTATCTAAATCTTCGTATCTGTTAACAATTTGCTTAATAGGGAATTCAACCCTAAAACTGTTAATGTAAGGGTTAATATCTAACTCTTTAATGTTTTGAAGTTTAATAAATTTGTGATCGTCCATAAATTTTACTTGTTATATAATATCTTTTATTGTATTACAATAATAAAAATTACAATTGGGGGATAAAATGTTGATAGGTGTTTTATCAGATACCCATGATGCAATGGAAAAAATTAATAAAAGTATTGCTATCTTTAATAGCAAAAAAGTTGAATATGTTATCCATTGTGGTGATATAGTTTCCCCTTTTGCAGCTAAACCATTAGAGAATTTAAATTGTGATTATATAGGTGTTTTTGGAAATAATGATGGGGATTTACAATTGATTAATCATGTGACCTCTGGAAGGTTTCATAAAATGCCAAAAAAAATTGTATTAGATGGTAAGCAAATTATAATATTCCATGAACAATTTATAATAGATGATATTGATGAAAATATAGACGTTGTATTATATGGTCATACCCATAACAAAGACTACCACAAAAAAGGTAATCAGATAATAGTAAATCCGGGTACAGTATCTGGCTATATATCTGGCTTATCTACTATATGTACAATCGATTTAGCAACAATGGATGTTGAATTTATAGAGATATAAGATTAAAATTTGAGGGTTAAAAGTGTTTAAAAATATTTTTTTTGGTTTTTCAAATGATTTAGCAATTGATTTGGGCACAGCTAATACATTGATTTACGTAAGAGGTAAAGGCATCGTATGTTCAGAGCCCTCTGTTGTTGCTTTAAATAGAAATACTAAAGAGATATTAGCAGTTGGTTCTGAGGCAAAAAGCATGCTTGGGCGAACCCCAGCAAATATTGTTGCGTTAAGACCTATGAAGGATGGTGTTATTGCAGATTTTGATACTACAGAAAAGATGCTTAAATATTTTATACAGAAGGTTCAAAATAGAAGATTCCTTGTTAGGCCTAGAATTATAATAAGTGTCCCCTCTGGTGTTACCCAGGTTGAAAGAAGGGCAGTAAAAGATTCTGCTATACAAGCTGGAGCAAGAGAGGTGTATATTGTAGAAGAGCCTATAGCAGCAGCAATTGGTGCAGGATTACCTATAGAGGAAGCTGCTGGCAATATGGTTGTTGATATTGGGGGAGGTACAACTGAGGTTGCAGTCATCTCTCTTTCTGGAATGGTATATACAAGCTCTATACGTGTTGCCGGCGACGAACTAGATGAAGCCATAGTTAATTATATAAAAAGTAAATATAACCTTTTGATTGGTTATTCAACAGCTGAAAAAATTAAAATGTCAATTGGCTCAGCATACCCATTAGATGAAGAGATGTCTGTTGAAATAAAGGGTAGGGATAAAGTAGAGGGGGTTCCAAAGACAATTGAGATAAATGATAAAGAAATAAGAGAGGCCTTGGCTGAACCTGTTAAAATGATTGTTAATGCAGTAAAGATTGCCCTTGAAAATACCCCACCAGATTTGTCAGCAGATATAATTGATAGGGGTATTATGCTAACTGGTGGAGGAGCATTACTTAAGGGGCTTGACAAAATGATTTCTGAGGTAACAGGATTGCCAGCATTGATTGCAGATGAACCTTTAACAGCTGTTGTTAAGGGAGCTGGTAAGATGTTGGAAGAGATAAAATTGTTGAAAAAAATAGTAAATGAGTAATGAGAATATGGAAATATGTCCTTATTTTTGTTTTTATTCTAATACCTTTAATTATTTTACAGATAAGAAATCCAAGTATTACAGGGCCTTTTAAAGGAATAATTGGGGATATATTAAATCCATTCGTATATTATAGTCATAAAGGTGTCAATTGTGTTGTTAACATATATGACTCATATATAGATTTAGTTAATATTAAAGAAAAATATAAAGAAGTAATTGAAGAAAATAAAAGGCTACATTTTGAAAATATAGTTCTCAAAGAAAAATTAAAGACCTATGAAAGCCTAAAAAAAATACTAAAGATAAAAAAAATATACAATCTAGATGGTTTAGCTTGTAATGTTATAGGTAGAAGTATAAACGGTTATATAAGCTTTTTTATTATAGATAAAGGCAAAAAACAGGGAATATCTATTGACGATCCAGTTATAAATTATGATGGATTAATTGGCAAAGTTGTTGAGGTATACAGTAATTCAGCTAAAGTGATAACAGTTATTAATCCTAATAATAATGTAAGTGTTATGAATTTTAAAACTAGGACTATTGGCATTATGCATGGCGATAGCAGAAAAAGATTGGTTGTAGATTACTATATTAAGGATGATAACGTTACAGTAGATGATATTTTCATAACTTCAGGTCTAGGTAAGGTATATCCAAAAGGTTTGCCCGTTGGAAAGGTTGTAAAAATAGAGATAGAGCCAAAAAGTATGTTTAGAAAAATCTGGCTAGAAAGCTTTGTTGATTTTTATAAAGTTGAAAATGTATTTATTATACAATCTAATTGAAAATAGATATACAATATATATATCATTGATATTGTTATTATATATTATAAATCTGGTTTTTTGGAGTATCTTATCGGTATTCGATTTTATTTTAGTTTTATATATAATTTTCCTTGAATTATTTAAAAGAGAAAAGTTTATTTATATATCTATACTAACTGGCTTTATGCTAGATCTTTTATATATGCCAATTATTGGCATATATATGTTATTATTTTATACATTTTATATAATAAAATTAATATATTTCAAATTTTTCAATTTTGATCATTTTAATATAAGATTCTTTTTTTACTGTATTTTAATTTTTATATATATTAATTTTAATTTAATATATTATGGGTTTTCTTATGAATATTTTATGCCCATAGTTATGCAGCGATTTTTAATAGATATTTTTTTTATTTTGTTAATAAATTATACAATTAAAAGGGCTTCTTTTGATATTAAAATTTTTAGATGATAAGATTAATCAATATTTTAAAAAAAGAGTTAGAAATTATATTCTAATTCTAACTTTAATTATATTAAATTTAATTGGCGGATTATTCTATATACAAATAATTAATTATGATAAATTTGTTGATTTGGCTGAAAACAATAGAATAAGAATATTAAACATAAAAGCTGAAAGGGGTTTAATACTAGATAGTAACGGCAAGATTATTGTCTCCAATAGACCAACCTATAATTTGTTTGTTGTAAAAGAAGATGCCAATAATTTGAAAAAATTGATTTCTATGTTAAAGGATATATTGCCTAATTTAGATGTAGATAGAGCTTATGAAAGGATAGAAAAAACCTTTGTCTATGAACCAGCATTAATTTATAGAGGTTTAGATAATAAAGACGTGTCATATTTAATGGAGCATATTGATAAGTA
This Deferribacterota bacterium DNA region includes the following protein-coding sequences:
- the ybeY gene encoding rRNA maturation RNase YbeY; translated protein: MKEKQQVNIKVELINNYNYSEVSKYQFEVIADIVLEGVKYGKDSAEISLLLCDDEFIKKLNAKYRGCDYPTDVLAFPMNEPDEIYDPVLGDIVISIDTALKNIDYDRASLKFEVIYLFIHGILHLLGYDHEKSKEEESKMFNFQDILFDKCKHILEI
- a CDS encoding hemolysin family protein, whose product is MAISLELEIIFIILCLLLSAFFSATETALTSISEFKTRKLLEEEDRGKAKALTLWLLRPNRILITILVGNNLVNILSSVLATDLSIKIFGSIEVALTTGIMTFLILLLAEITPKTLAKHNYEKLSIYFINILKLFYYLFYPITYLLEYFVIFLSKITGIKIERIGPTITEDEIEFLIKVGGKEGILEYQKREMLHNIFEMSDMTVKEVMVPRTDMLAVDVEESKDEIIKVIREYEFSRIPVFEGRVDNIIGILYVKDLLKYSSDTFNDIEIRSILRKPYFVPETKKIDELLREFQAKRIHMAIVIDEYGGVAGLVTLEDILEEIVGEIRDEFDNEEDIKIVKVADNVYKADARININDFLEYFNIEKNDITDDCETLAGLIYSLAGKIPEIGEEYTFDKYILKVLSREGRKLRKVEIKLEDSTKENVE
- the mgtE gene encoding magnesium transporter, translated to MTTPLKIKIDSVKKLIRRNAINHLENLLLKLHPADIAIIIKNLSDLDRKKIWNILGGKPILSKVILELEESQIIELFETMNSKEIAMLLNEMESDDAANILMLVDEERISEILSYMDKQKASRVERLLRYPEDSAGFTMNPNFFALHEDTTVKEATKVLHKAENLEMVFYLYVVDSEGKLSGVVSLRQLILNPPERKLKEVMTRDVIKVDVYTDREEVAKIVERYDLLAVPVVDTNNRLVGIITVDDVIDIIREETTEDIYKMAGTTDDELIIGNRSFWIAKVRSPWLLITFFGELITAFIISYFHGKVQEFAVLASFIPLIMAMAGNVGTQSSTILIRGLALGKITKKDMVKVIFKEVRVGVIMGVLLGLLLSIVAPILGVDVKVGVVLGVAMLSAIIFATFIGSIVPATLIKMKLDPAVASSPLISTLNDITGLTIYFTISLLLLNIFV
- a CDS encoding DNA repair protein RecO C-terminal domain-containing protein, whose product is MSRELTRGFFYRLLNFSDYSAIAYAYTEDYGKLKFFIGKAFTKKGSISKVIPGEIDFFKKANSDLNKFYNFRVFPDYYHYIEIKPIYLRLIIIFEIIDMLYPLEMADSYLFKLLLNVKEKNYTKFSIYTIYYILKKSGIIFDFHYCCKCGQQLNDTLFLCDEGLLCPDCAIDFKIKKNIDNTDYKVIKILEDKNAFRFKDIDEDREFRLLEIFTAYIEMHTNKKIKSLSGLKIFR
- the lysS gene encoding lysine--tRNA ligase, which encodes MDDHKFIKLQNIKELDINPYINSFRVEFPIKQIVNRYEDLDNSTLLKNKYKFIVAGRIMAIRSFGKVAFLSLQDSSGTIQAYVRTKDLNETDRNIYNNIETGDFIGVSGYLFKTKTEELTIYTETITLLTKSLRDLPEKWHGLKDIEKRLRQRYLDILVNRESREVFIKRSIIIQQIREYFIAHNFLEVETPMLQPYAGGATATPFKTYFSSLNREYYLRIAPELYLKRLVIGGFERVFEINKNFRNEGVSIKHNPEFTMIEWYMAYADYYDLMRMTEDLINNLALKINNNREIEFKGKKIDLSPPWQKLSLNNAILKYSNISEEELNSFEQLLNIAKKIGIELEESITHNKLKVKIFEKLVEEKLVDPTFITDYPKEVSPLAKAKEDDSETTERFELYIGGMEIANGFNELNDPIEQKKRFEEQIKNSEDKTLDQDYINALEYGLPPTAGEGLGVDRLIMLFTGKSSIRDVILFPQLRS
- a CDS encoding YfcE family phosphodiesterase, encoding MLIGVLSDTHDAMEKINKSIAIFNSKKVEYVIHCGDIVSPFAAKPLENLNCDYIGVFGNNDGDLQLINHVTSGRFHKMPKKIVLDGKQIIIFHEQFIIDDIDENIDVVLYGHTHNKDYHKKGNQIIVNPGTVSGYISGLSTICTIDLATMDVEFIEI
- a CDS encoding rod shape-determining protein, which codes for MFKNIFFGFSNDLAIDLGTANTLIYVRGKGIVCSEPSVVALNRNTKEILAVGSEAKSMLGRTPANIVALRPMKDGVIADFDTTEKMLKYFIQKVQNRRFLVRPRIIISVPSGVTQVERRAVKDSAIQAGAREVYIVEEPIAAAIGAGLPIEEAAGNMVVDIGGGTTEVAVISLSGMVYTSSIRVAGDELDEAIVNYIKSKYNLLIGYSTAEKIKMSIGSAYPLDEEMSVEIKGRDKVEGVPKTIEINDKEIREALAEPVKMIVNAVKIALENTPPDLSADIIDRGIMLTGGGALLKGLDKMISEVTGLPALIADEPLTAVVKGAGKMLEEIKLLKKIVNE
- the mreC gene encoding rod shape-determining protein MreC; protein product: MRIWKYVLIFVFILIPLIILQIRNPSITGPFKGIIGDILNPFVYYSHKGVNCVVNIYDSYIDLVNIKEKYKEVIEENKRLHFENIVLKEKLKTYESLKKILKIKKIYNLDGLACNVIGRSINGYISFFIIDKGKKQGISIDDPVINYDGLIGKVVEVYSNSAKVITVINPNNNVSVMNFKTRTIGIMHGDSRKRLVVDYYIKDDNVTVDDIFITSGLGKVYPKGLPVGKVVKIEIEPKSMFRKIWLESFVDFYKVENVFIIQSN